A genomic window from Pseudomonas alcaligenes includes:
- a CDS encoding gp436 family protein, whose product MQYITAAALAERPGARELSQVATASHLRPVAWELMEATLRGGDRSTWTAEQQAEADDALRRIEDAVAQAESLVDGYLGKRGHSLPLSPVPELVTGWVRDIARYLLHKDRGGKEDSDPIVRAYRDALKFLQQIAAGQFSLGANDPVTASPSAIDVRFEADDNVFSREQLRGFR is encoded by the coding sequence ATGCAGTACATCACCGCCGCTGCACTGGCCGAACGTCCTGGGGCGCGCGAGCTATCCCAGGTGGCCACTGCGAGCCACTTGCGCCCGGTTGCCTGGGAGCTGATGGAGGCCACCCTGCGCGGTGGCGACCGCAGCACCTGGACAGCCGAGCAGCAGGCGGAGGCGGATGATGCACTGCGCCGAATCGAAGATGCCGTTGCCCAGGCTGAAAGCCTGGTCGACGGTTACCTGGGCAAGCGTGGCCACAGCCTGCCGCTGAGCCCGGTACCCGAACTGGTGACCGGCTGGGTGCGCGATATCGCCCGGTACTTGCTTCATAAGGACCGGGGCGGCAAGGAAGACAGCGATCCGATCGTGCGTGCGTACCGCGATGCGCTGAAGTTTCTGCAGCAGATCGCCGCGGGCCAGTTCTCCCTGGGCGCCAACGACCCGGTAACGGCCAGTCCGAGCGCCATCGACGTGCGCTTCGAGGCCGACGACAACGTGTTCAGCCGCGAGCAACTGAGGGGCTTTCGATGA
- a CDS encoding Mu-like prophage major head subunit gpT family protein — protein MIINKANLAILHTGFKAAFANAFASAPIDYDQLVLEVKSGTAIETYGWLGATTRFREWIGDRVVQNLGLHEYSIKNKSFENTVGVPREAIEDDQYGVYSPLMAQLGQDAKEHPAELVYALLAGGFTGKCYDGQYFFDTDHPVLGANGQETSVSNFQGGAGTAWYLLDTTRMIRPLILQKRKPYNFVAKTAETDDNVFDRKEYVWGVDARLNAGYGLWQLAYASKQTLDATNFGAAYAAMQGLKGDHGRPLGIRPKLLVVPPSLREKALEVVKAERNAAGATNINRDVVDVLVTPWLA, from the coding sequence ATGATCATCAATAAAGCCAACCTGGCCATCCTTCACACCGGCTTCAAGGCGGCCTTCGCCAATGCCTTTGCCAGCGCTCCGATCGACTACGACCAGCTGGTGCTGGAAGTGAAGTCCGGCACCGCCATCGAGACCTACGGCTGGCTTGGCGCCACGACCCGATTCCGCGAGTGGATCGGTGACCGCGTGGTGCAGAACCTCGGCCTGCACGAGTACTCGATCAAGAACAAGAGCTTCGAAAACACCGTGGGCGTGCCCCGCGAGGCGATCGAGGACGATCAGTACGGTGTGTACTCCCCGCTGATGGCCCAGCTGGGCCAGGACGCCAAGGAACACCCGGCCGAGCTGGTCTATGCCCTGCTGGCCGGCGGTTTCACCGGCAAGTGCTACGACGGCCAGTACTTCTTCGACACCGACCACCCGGTGCTCGGCGCCAACGGCCAGGAAACCTCGGTGAGCAACTTCCAGGGCGGCGCCGGCACCGCGTGGTACCTGCTGGACACTACCCGGATGATCCGTCCGCTGATCCTGCAGAAGCGCAAGCCCTACAACTTCGTGGCCAAGACGGCCGAGACCGACGACAACGTGTTCGATCGCAAGGAATACGTGTGGGGCGTGGATGCGCGCCTGAACGCCGGCTACGGCCTCTGGCAGTTGGCCTACGCCAGCAAGCAGACCCTGGACGCGACCAACTTCGGCGCGGCCTATGCCGCAATGCAGGGCCTCAAGGGTGACCATGGCCGCCCGCTGGGCATCCGGCCGAAGCTCCTGGTCGTGCCGCCGAGCCTGCGTGAGAAGGCCCTGGAAGTGGTCAAGGCCGAACGCAACGCCGCCGGCGCCACCAACATCAACCGCGACGTGGTCGACGTGCTCGTCACCCCGTGGCTGGCCTGA